From Juglans regia cultivar Chandler chromosome 6, Walnut 2.0, whole genome shotgun sequence, the proteins below share one genomic window:
- the LOC108998095 gene encoding class V chitinase-like encodes MASGAITVSVVKSGYWTFGKDPIRLPSEIPSELFTHLYAGFAKVDDDGRLVIPDEYLELFQLFTRTVRVRNPSVKTLLSIGGEGADLCPVVASKERRANLIRDSIDLARKFGFDGLDLCWLYPSNASRQKPLASLLSEWRHALDEELTKTESPADKLLLTAAVFHHPVISDTEGHIIFSYPIPDISKNLDWINVLAIDFYTPSNSPKGTGPVHAWDTRPMDRPKMCGKIGIEEWIKSGVEANKLVLGLPFYGYEWKLLKEKTEFGFFAPARVETSNSLSYRDILKELRRGIYKTEYSRSYEAVYSHEVNGKKWIGYDDGCSITGKVTKALFVDFKLRGYFAWHLEDDDCNWTLSRSAFESSVEPPAPEANP; translated from the exons ATGGCTTCCGGTGCTATTACTGTTTCTGTTGTGAAATCCGGATACTGGACTTTCGGGAAAGACCCTATCCGGCTACCATCAGAAATACCTTCCGAACTCTTCACACACCTTTATGCTGGCTTTGCCAAGGTCGACGATGATGGCAGGCTGGTGATCCCAGACGAATACTTGGAACTATTCCAACTCTTCACCAGAACCGTTCGAGTTCGAAACCCTAGCGTGAAAACTCTTTTATCCATCGGTGGGGAAGGCGCTGACCTATGTCCAGTGGTGGCAAGCAAAGAGAGGCGTGCAAATCTCATAAGGGACTCCATAGATCTAGCGAGGAAATTCGGTTTCGATGGCCTGGACCTCTGCTGGCTGTACCCCTCCAATGCCAGCCGGCAGAAACCGCTTGCCTCGCTCCTCTCTGAATGGAGACATGCCCTGGACGAAGAACTCACGAAGACAGAGAGCCCAGCTGATAAGTTGCTTCTAACAGCAGCGGTGTTTCACCACCCGGTCATTTCTGATACAGAGGGTCACATTATTTTCAGTTATCCCATTCCGGATATTTCAAAAAACTTGGACTGGATCAACGTACTCGCCATTGACTTCTATACTCCCTCCAATTCACCCAAGGGGACTGGACCGGTTCATGCATGGGATACTCGACCTATGGATCGACCAAAAATGTGCGGAAAAATAGGCATTGAAGAATGGATTAAGAGTGGCGTTGAGGCCAACAAATTAGTCCTCGGCCTTCCATTTTATGGCTATGAATGGAAACTTTTAAAGGAGAAGACAGAGTTTGGGTTCTTTGCACCGGCTCGTGTAGAAACAAGTAACTCCCTGTCCTACAGAGATATCCTGAAAGAACTCCGGCGGGGTATTTATAAAACCGAGTATTCTAGGTCCTATGAAGCTGTTTACTCGCATGAAGTGAATGGGAAGAAATGGATTGGTTATGATGATGGATGCAGCATCACTGGAAAGGTTACCAAGGCACTATTTGTTGACTTCAAATTGCGCGGTTACTTTGCATGGCATCTGGAAGACGACGACTGCAACTGGACTCTTTCTCGTTCAG CCTTCGAGTCATCAGTAGAACCGCCGGCGCCTGAGGCTAATCCGTAA